In Phaeobacter gallaeciensis DSM 26640, a genomic segment contains:
- a CDS encoding ArsR/SmtB family transcription factor, whose translation MEWEQAAGGFAAMGSEARLAVLRCLVRAGDGGLMVQDIRDRTGIAPSTLAHHLKLLAGAGLILQRKDGRSTYNTADYDQLKQLAGFILSECCADDVPIREVANDG comes from the coding sequence ATGGAATGGGAACAGGCGGCGGGTGGATTTGCTGCGATGGGGTCGGAGGCGCGGCTGGCGGTGTTGCGCTGTCTGGTGCGCGCGGGCGACGGCGGGCTGATGGTGCAGGATATCCGGGACCGGACCGGCATCGCACCTTCCACATTGGCCCATCATCTGAAACTGCTGGCTGGAGCCGGGTTGATCCTGCAGCGCAAGGACGGGCGCAGCACCTATAACACGGCGGACTATGATCAGTTGAAACAACTGGCGGGGTTTATCCTCAGTGAATGCTGCGCGGATGATGTCCCTATCCGGGAGGTGGCAAACGATGGCTGA
- a CDS encoding permease, translated as MAELTQNPRPAGLIARGLKTPWALCVAIVMAVAVLDPGNLAEVIRFAGAALLHTGRYILFAVLLLSYLKATGAEVMVARAFEGREVRMIFLAAVFGGLAPFCSCEVIPFIAGLLALGAPLSAVMAFWLASPLIDPPTLLITAGALGWPFAIAKAVAAVALGLFGGFAIKALRGAGAFASPLKQAPASGCCGCGAPKAEAPVWAFWREPARRSQFRQEFVSNGLFLVKWLTLAYVLEALLVSYVPADLIAGVVGGEGLLPIATAALVGMPAYLNSYVAPPLLAGLMEQGMSAGAAMAFMVAGAVSSIPAMAAVWSLVKPQVFATYLALGITGAILSGILFQMV; from the coding sequence ATGGCTGAGCTGACACAAAACCCACGCCCCGCAGGCTTGATTGCGCGGGGGCTGAAGACCCCCTGGGCGCTCTGCGTGGCGATCGTGATGGCGGTGGCTGTGTTGGATCCTGGCAATCTGGCGGAGGTCATCCGTTTTGCCGGGGCGGCGCTGCTGCATACCGGGCGGTATATCCTCTTTGCGGTGTTGCTGCTCTCCTATCTCAAGGCGACGGGGGCCGAGGTGATGGTGGCGCGCGCCTTTGAGGGGCGTGAAGTGCGGATGATCTTCTTGGCGGCGGTCTTTGGCGGGTTGGCACCGTTCTGTTCCTGCGAGGTCATTCCGTTCATTGCGGGTCTTCTGGCGCTGGGCGCGCCGCTTTCTGCGGTGATGGCGTTCTGGCTGGCCTCGCCCCTGATCGACCCGCCAACGCTGCTGATCACCGCAGGCGCACTAGGCTGGCCCTTTGCCATTGCCAAAGCGGTGGCGGCGGTGGCGCTGGGGCTGTTTGGCGGTTTTGCCATCAAGGCGCTGCGGGGCGCGGGTGCCTTTGCCAGCCCGCTGAAGCAGGCGCCGGCGTCGGGCTGCTGTGGCTGTGGCGCGCCGAAGGCAGAGGCGCCGGTCTGGGCCTTCTGGCGGGAGCCTGCGCGGCGCAGCCAGTTCCGGCAGGAGTTTGTGAGCAATGGTCTGTTTCTGGTGAAATGGCTGACGCTGGCCTATGTGCTGGAGGCGCTCTTGGTGTCCTATGTGCCGGCCGATCTGATTGCTGGCGTGGTTGGTGGTGAAGGCCTGCTGCCGATTGCCACTGCGGCGCTGGTGGGGATGCCTGCCTATCTCAACTCCTATGTGGCGCCGCCCTTGCTGGCGGGTCTGATGGAACAGGGGATGAGTGCGGGGGCTGCGATGGCGTTCATGGTGGCGGGTGCAGTGAGTTCAATCCCGGCGATGGCGGCAGTGTGGTCACTGGTGAAACCGCAAGTCTTTGCCACCTATCTGGCGCTGGGGATCACCGGCGCGATCCTGTCTGGGATCTTGTTTCAGATGGTCTGA
- a CDS encoding SDR family oxidoreductase, giving the protein MELKDKTLIITGASSGIGAAAALLFAAEGANVVLGARRQAELQTLAGQINQSGGRAASLAGDVTEESYSESLVALATEAFGGLDGAFNNAGIMGDMGPVEQMDAANWNAVLTANLTGAFFSAKAQIPALRARGGGALVFTGSFVGFSNGGMPGMGAYAASKAGLIGLVQSLASDLAAEGIRANALLPGGTKTAMAGDDPDTHSFISGLHPMKRMAAPVEIAQAALFLLSDRSSFVTGGPVAVDGGIAARLV; this is encoded by the coding sequence ATGGAACTAAAAGACAAGACACTTATCATCACCGGCGCAAGCAGTGGCATCGGTGCTGCTGCGGCGTTGTTGTTTGCGGCAGAAGGGGCCAATGTCGTGCTGGGTGCCCGGCGGCAGGCTGAGCTGCAAACCCTTGCAGGTCAGATAAATCAAAGCGGTGGGCGGGCCGCCAGCCTGGCCGGGGATGTTACCGAGGAATCCTATTCAGAATCTTTGGTGGCCTTGGCGACAGAAGCGTTTGGCGGGCTGGACGGCGCCTTTAACAACGCGGGCATCATGGGAGACATGGGGCCGGTTGAGCAGATGGATGCCGCCAACTGGAACGCCGTCCTCACGGCAAACCTGACCGGCGCGTTTTTCTCGGCCAAGGCGCAGATCCCGGCTCTGCGCGCACGCGGCGGGGGCGCGCTGGTGTTTACCGGATCCTTTGTTGGGTTCAGCAATGGCGGCATGCCTGGCATGGGGGCCTATGCGGCGTCTAAGGCGGGATTGATCGGCCTGGTTCAGTCGCTGGCGTCCGATCTTGCTGCAGAGGGCATCCGGGCAAACGCGCTGCTGCCGGGCGGAACCAAAACCGCCATGGCGGGGGACGATCCGGACACACACAGTTTTATCTCGGGGTTGCACCCGATGAAACGGATGGCCGCGCCGGTGGAAATTGCCCAAGCTGCGCTGTTTCTTCTGTCGGACCGGTCCAGTTTCGTGACCGGCGGTCCGGTGGCGGTGGATGGCGGAATCGCGGCGCGGCTTGTCTGA
- a CDS encoding aminotransferase family protein — translation MDGTFNENDLSRVIAADKANVWHHLIQHKPFEENDPRIIVEGKGMRVWDQNGKEWLDAVSGGVWTVNVGYGREEIAKAVYDQLMKLCYFAQSAGSIPGALFAEKLIEKMPGMSRVYYNNSGSEANEKAFKMVRQIAHKKYGGKKTKILYRDRDYHGSTLAAMSAGGQEERNMQYGPFAPDFVKVPHCMEYRKHELGLEHLSGKEFGIAAANLIEEVILREGPDTVGALCLEPVTAGGGVIEAPEGYWPRVQEICKQYDVLLHIDEVVCGVGRTGTWFGYQHYGIQPDFVTMAKGVASGYAAIACLVTTEDVFNMFKDDASDPMNYFRDISTFGGCTAGPAAALVNMQIIEDENLLENCTAMGERMKSNLEALMEKHQVIGDVRGKGLFLGAELVADRETKAPVDEKLAQAVVAECGNQNVIIGVTNRSIPGKNNTLCFSPALIVTPEDVDKITDAVDVALTKVFG, via the coding sequence ATGGATGGCACGTTCAATGAAAACGACCTGAGCCGGGTCATCGCCGCCGATAAGGCAAACGTCTGGCATCACCTGATCCAGCACAAGCCGTTTGAAGAAAACGACCCCCGCATCATCGTCGAGGGCAAGGGCATGCGGGTCTGGGACCAGAACGGCAAGGAATGGCTCGACGCCGTTTCCGGCGGGGTCTGGACCGTCAATGTCGGCTATGGCCGCGAGGAAATCGCCAAGGCCGTTTATGACCAGCTGATGAAGCTCTGCTATTTCGCACAATCCGCAGGCTCGATCCCCGGTGCGTTGTTTGCCGAAAAGCTGATCGAGAAGATGCCGGGCATGAGCCGCGTCTACTACAACAACTCTGGCTCGGAGGCGAATGAGAAAGCCTTCAAGATGGTGCGCCAGATCGCGCACAAGAAATACGGTGGCAAGAAAACCAAGATCCTGTACCGCGACCGCGACTACCACGGCTCCACCCTCGCAGCGATGTCCGCAGGCGGCCAGGAAGAGCGCAATATGCAATATGGCCCCTTCGCCCCGGATTTTGTGAAGGTCCCCCATTGCATGGAATACCGCAAGCACGAGCTGGGTCTGGAGCATCTCTCCGGCAAGGAGTTCGGCATTGCAGCCGCAAATCTGATCGAGGAGGTCATCCTGCGCGAAGGCCCCGACACCGTTGGCGCGCTCTGCCTTGAACCTGTAACCGCAGGTGGTGGCGTCATTGAGGCCCCCGAAGGTTACTGGCCGCGCGTGCAGGAGATCTGCAAGCAGTACGACGTGCTGCTCCATATCGACGAAGTGGTCTGTGGCGTCGGCCGCACCGGCACTTGGTTCGGCTATCAGCACTACGGCATTCAGCCTGATTTCGTGACCATGGCCAAAGGCGTCGCCTCGGGCTATGCCGCAATTGCCTGCCTCGTCACCACCGAAGACGTCTTCAATATGTTCAAGGATGACGCCAGTGATCCGATGAACTACTTCCGCGACATCTCCACCTTTGGTGGCTGCACCGCCGGCCCCGCCGCCGCGCTGGTCAATATGCAGATCATCGAGGATGAGAACCTGCTGGAGAACTGCACCGCCATGGGGGAGCGGATGAAATCCAACCTTGAGGCGCTGATGGAGAAGCATCAGGTGATCGGCGATGTGCGCGGCAAGGGTCTGTTCCTTGGCGCCGAGCTGGTTGCAGACCGCGAAACGAAGGCGCCGGTGGACGAGAAACTGGCACAGGCGGTTGTGGCCGAATGTGGCAATCAGAACGTTATCATCGGCGTGACCAACCGCTCCATTCCGGGCAAGAACAACACCCTCTGCTTCAGCCCGGCGCTGATCGTGACGCCCGAGGACGTGGACAAGATCACCGACGCGGTGGATGTCGCCCTGACCAAAGTGTTTGGCTGA
- a CDS encoding 3-keto-5-aminohexanoate cleavage protein has protein sequence MTTYHLMVAPNGARRQQMDHPGVPLRMAEIAATAAACQRAGADALHLHVRDRDGGHSLDTGRYRAAMAAVAEAAPGMAIQITTESAGMFDVGEQLACLEALRPAAASVSVREMARDWTLAARAYAICAEAGTDVQHILYGTGCIAALRGAYERGDIPAQMRSAIFVLGQYAPPRVARPSELPAFLEATADLDLDWGLCAFGHQEHACLMAGLEAGGRLRIGFENNTQAADGSEYPDNAASVAEFVALARAAGHRPHVMSVSEDKGAQL, from the coding sequence TTGACGACATATCACCTGATGGTGGCCCCCAACGGGGCGCGGCGACAACAGATGGATCATCCGGGGGTGCCGTTGCGCATGGCGGAGATTGCTGCGACGGCGGCGGCTTGCCAGCGGGCCGGGGCGGATGCGCTGCATCTGCATGTGCGCGACCGGGACGGCGGCCATTCGCTGGATACGGGGCGCTACCGCGCGGCGATGGCGGCGGTGGCTGAGGCGGCGCCGGGGATGGCGATCCAGATCACCACCGAGAGTGCGGGGATGTTTGACGTGGGGGAGCAGCTGGCCTGCCTGGAGGCTCTGCGCCCGGCGGCGGCCTCTGTCTCGGTCCGGGAAATGGCGCGGGACTGGACGTTGGCCGCGCGGGCCTATGCGATCTGCGCGGAAGCCGGAACCGATGTGCAACATATCCTATATGGCACTGGCTGCATTGCGGCGTTGCGCGGGGCCTATGAGCGCGGAGATATCCCGGCGCAGATGCGCTCTGCCATTTTTGTGCTAGGCCAATATGCACCGCCGCGCGTGGCCCGACCGAGTGAGCTGCCCGCATTTTTGGAGGCGACAGCGGATCTGGATCTGGACTGGGGACTGTGTGCCTTTGGTCATCAAGAACACGCTTGCCTGATGGCCGGGCTTGAGGCCGGGGGGCGGCTGCGGATCGGGTTTGAAAACAATACCCAGGCTGCGGATGGATCGGAGTATCCTGACAACGCAGCCTCTGTTGCCGAGTTTGTCGCATTGGCCCGCGCGGCGGGACATCGCCCGCATGTGATGTCTGTTTCCGAGGATAAAGGAGCCCAGTTATGA
- a CDS encoding aspartate aminotransferase family protein, whose amino-acid sequence MSHVFPRHTKANLPTAVAGDGCYLIDADGKRYFDGSGGAAVSCLGHSDAGVIAAVQAQVGQLAFAHTGFMTSEPAEALADLLISQAPGDLGRVYFVSGGSEATEAAIKLARQYHLEHGDTTRRHVIARRQSYHGNTLGALAAGGNEWRRQQFAPLLIDISHIAPCYEYVDRGEGESSYDYGQRVANELETEILRLGPETVMAFMAEPVVGATSGAVPAVEGYFKRIREICDQYGVLLILDEVMCGMGRTGHLFACEADGVAPDILCIAKGLGAGYQPIGAMLCSRQIYQAIEGGSGFFQHGHTYIGHPVATAAGLAVVRALLDRGLVQRSAEMGERLHAALLARFGQHPHVGDLRGRGLFRGIELVADRDSKTPFDPALGVAGKLKKAAFEAGLICYPMAGTRDGRNGDHILLAPPFILSDDQIGEITDKLEIAFAQVLP is encoded by the coding sequence ATGAGCCATGTTTTCCCGCGCCACACCAAGGCCAACCTGCCCACTGCCGTCGCAGGAGACGGGTGCTATTTGATCGACGCTGATGGCAAGCGTTACTTTGATGGCTCTGGCGGGGCGGCGGTGTCCTGTCTTGGTCATTCCGATGCGGGGGTGATTGCGGCTGTGCAGGCGCAGGTGGGTCAGCTGGCTTTTGCCCATACCGGGTTTATGACGTCGGAACCGGCAGAGGCGCTGGCGGATTTGTTGATTTCACAGGCGCCGGGGGATCTGGGCCGGGTCTATTTCGTCTCTGGCGGGTCCGAGGCGACAGAGGCGGCGATCAAGCTGGCGCGGCAATATCATCTGGAGCATGGGGACACCACGCGCCGCCATGTGATTGCCCGGCGGCAAAGCTATCACGGCAATACGCTGGGTGCGCTGGCGGCGGGTGGCAATGAGTGGAGGCGGCAGCAGTTTGCGCCGCTGCTGATTGATATTTCTCACATAGCACCTTGCTATGAGTATGTTGACCGGGGCGAGGGCGAAAGCAGCTATGACTATGGCCAGCGCGTCGCCAATGAGCTGGAGACGGAGATTCTGCGGCTTGGCCCGGAGACGGTCATGGCGTTTATGGCGGAGCCGGTGGTCGGGGCCACATCCGGCGCGGTGCCTGCGGTTGAGGGGTATTTCAAACGCATTCGCGAGATCTGCGACCAATACGGCGTGTTGCTGATTCTGGATGAGGTGATGTGCGGCATGGGGCGCACCGGGCATCTGTTTGCCTGCGAGGCGGATGGTGTGGCGCCGGATATCCTGTGCATCGCCAAGGGGCTTGGGGCTGGCTATCAGCCGATTGGTGCGATGTTGTGCAGCCGTCAGATCTATCAGGCGATTGAAGGCGGCAGTGGGTTTTTTCAGCATGGCCATACCTATATCGGCCACCCTGTGGCGACGGCTGCGGGGCTGGCGGTGGTGCGGGCGCTGCTGGATCGCGGATTGGTGCAGCGCAGTGCCGAGATGGGCGAGAGGCTGCACGCGGCGCTGCTGGCGCGTTTTGGTCAGCACCCGCATGTGGGCGACCTGCGCGGACGGGGGCTATTCCGCGGGATCGAGCTGGTGGCGGATCGCGATAGCAAAACGCCGTTTGATCCGGCTCTTGGTGTTGCGGGCAAGCTGAAGAAAGCGGCCTTTGAGGCCGGACTGATCTGCTATCCGATGGCGGGCACGCGTGACGGGCGCAATGGGGATCATATCCTGTTGGCACCGCCCTTTATCCTCAGTGACGATCAGATCGGCGAGATCACAGACAAGCTGGAGATCGCCTTCGCTCAGGTGCTGCCCTAA
- a CDS encoding aminotransferase class V-fold PLP-dependent enzyme produces the protein MTTNFAPADLLDRFGASLAGAECLDRLRAGVIGDGAELPGSNGPVKMIYADYVASGRALRQVEDFVLNEVLPYYANSHTEASYCGSFMTRLRGAARQTIARICGADDRYATVFTGSGATAGLNRLVHLLGVSGAVAAGQTPLVILGPYEHHSNILPWRESGAEVVEIAEATEGGPDLDKLEAVLQRETGGERLIVGAFSAASNVTGIVTDTDAVSRLLRRYGARVVWDYAGGGPYLPMDMAAGTDAEKDAIVFSAHKFLGGPGASGVMILRKAAVASTRPTLPGGGTVKFVSPWRHDYADDLAAREEAGTPNVVGDIRAALCLLVKEAMGQAFMDRRQEELRQRALAAWQDLPNLRILGNPNAKRKLPIFSFQVQDPETGAPIHQQLFTRMLSDHYGVQARGGCACAGPYAHRLLEIGQVQSRAMRAAILGGQEIEKPGWTRLNFSATLSDEKADAIIHAVRDLAQNPQRYCEGYNVDTSTARFAPKVA, from the coding sequence ATGACCACAAATTTCGCCCCTGCCGACCTTCTTGATCGCTTCGGCGCATCGCTTGCCGGGGCGGAGTGTCTGGACCGCCTGCGGGCTGGTGTCATTGGTGACGGGGCGGAACTGCCGGGATCGAACGGGCCGGTGAAGATGATATACGCCGATTACGTCGCCTCTGGCCGGGCCTTGCGCCAGGTGGAAGACTTCGTGCTGAACGAGGTGTTGCCCTACTATGCCAACAGCCACACCGAGGCATCTTATTGCGGCAGCTTCATGACCCGGCTGCGGGGGGCGGCGCGGCAGACCATTGCGCGGATCTGTGGTGCGGATGATCGCTATGCAACTGTGTTCACCGGATCGGGTGCGACGGCGGGCCTCAATCGGTTGGTGCATTTGTTGGGGGTCTCCGGCGCAGTGGCTGCGGGGCAGACTCCTCTGGTTATCCTTGGCCCTTATGAGCATCATTCCAACATCCTGCCGTGGCGCGAAAGCGGCGCCGAAGTGGTGGAGATTGCCGAGGCCACCGAGGGCGGGCCTGATTTGGACAAGCTGGAGGCGGTGTTGCAGCGCGAGACTGGCGGCGAGCGCCTGATCGTTGGCGCGTTTTCGGCGGCGTCGAATGTGACCGGGATTGTCACCGACACTGATGCGGTCAGCCGCCTGTTGCGTCGCTATGGTGCACGGGTGGTCTGGGACTACGCCGGTGGCGGCCCCTATTTGCCAATGGATATGGCTGCGGGTACGGATGCCGAGAAAGACGCGATTGTATTTTCTGCCCATAAATTCCTGGGCGGGCCGGGGGCCTCTGGTGTCATGATCCTGCGCAAGGCTGCTGTCGCAAGCACACGCCCAACCCTGCCCGGTGGCGGCACCGTGAAGTTTGTCTCCCCCTGGCGGCATGATTACGCTGATGATCTGGCCGCGCGGGAAGAGGCTGGCACACCCAATGTGGTTGGCGATATTCGCGCCGCACTGTGTCTCCTGGTGAAGGAAGCGATGGGACAGGCGTTTATGGATCGGCGGCAGGAAGAGCTGCGCCAGCGGGCGCTGGCGGCCTGGCAGGATCTGCCCAATCTGCGGATCCTCGGCAATCCCAATGCCAAGCGGAAGCTGCCGATCTTCTCATTTCAGGTGCAGGACCCGGAGACCGGCGCGCCGATCCACCAGCAGCTGTTCACCCGGATGCTGTCGGATCACTACGGTGTTCAGGCCCGTGGCGGCTGCGCCTGTGCGGGGCCGTATGCACATCGCTTGCTGGAGATTGGGCAGGTGCAATCCCGTGCGATGCGCGCCGCCATTCTGGGTGGGCAGGAGATCGAGAAACCCGGCTGGACGCGGCTCAACTTCTCCGCAACGCTGAGCGATGAGAAGGCCGATGCAATCATCCACGCGGTGCGGGATCTGGCGCAGAACCCGCAGCGGTACTGTGAAGGCTATAATGTTGATACCTCTACTGCGCGGTTTGCGCCGAAGGTGGCATAA